Proteins encoded in a region of the Mucilaginibacter sabulilitoris genome:
- a CDS encoding GH92 family glycosyl hydrolase, translating to MNNVIFGVRLALFSLLILITADIHAQQKTHLNYVNPFIGTTKSGVLTHWGGDGGTYPGAVAPSGFVQISPETRTGGVRGYNYADSSVYYFSCLGHHSGFPEGSAGHLFIMPVDGRQDFVPGQYSSRFRHRNEVARPGYYKVKFNDNNIVTEASAATRTGILRFTFPAKANAQVYIGNAGNITVISGKVIHGSVLNIVINFSEAFTDKKAVKNGYLFSFKSTATPKVIEIKLSTSTVGYAGAQHNIDTETAGLSFEAFAARTAANWTKQLSTVDITDSSEANKTIFYTALYHSLLIPWVISDVDGNYRGADGKVHHATGKYEYGGFSPWDTFRSLHPLLSLLYPEKQNDAILSMLDIYKQTGHLPTESMTGNHAIPIIVDAYLKGVNGFDKSLAYKAMKSNIVDSPFVQQDMDIYHRMGYVPYTKSESVTRTVEYAYDDWTLAQYAKQVIHNQPDYELLQKRGLNYRNLFYPATMFMLPRSGSDFKVNPAMSGYKEGDKWVYSYFVPHNPKDLVNLMGGAEAFVSRLDSTLSNDVILFDNETIIHLPYLFNAAGRPDLTQKWCRDIMLSRYKNRPDGLPGNDDLGAMSSAYIFNSLGIFPVSPGRPEYAIGSPLFQRVKLHLANHKTLVIEGKGQSAANKYVGSLTINSKSYEQLSVSHALIAQGGTMQFTMTNKPADWPLNKDAAVLSETKSPVNIRIIKYDLKKTKVEPDEPLWLYFTLKNNGSTGTKNIKLFAGGKEIASRNILVTTGQTIADSISCRLYRLGKIIVGIGQKDDNTVEVIEPAKPVKHPFEISGLTVKPIIKQGDEQRLKYTVKNLTGRDQLAHIPVAIGDTVLYTDTVQLVPGESKTQEHHFTDRVSGIKKLVINDIGGTYKVFNDDSGSALLDLSLEVGGKNQLTDKSGFENNGHIIGTDSSINKNDKRVLLGDHCFVEIPNSASLDNMGQTISMMAWVYPQGEERGLVDMLTKGDTHVLQMSSNKTLTFFAGGWGRGDCTVNLPADWKQHWHHIAGVCNGNLLSVYIDGKLAGTSTVEGPVNLSVANKWQIGRNEEFPSERVFHGYMDNVKIYEQPLPAPEIMEIFTKEQQGFKN from the coding sequence ATGAATAATGTAATTTTCGGAGTAAGGCTGGCGCTGTTTTCGTTGTTGATTTTAATAACGGCAGATATTCATGCACAACAAAAAACGCATTTAAACTATGTAAACCCCTTTATTGGCACCACCAAAAGCGGTGTGCTTACCCATTGGGGTGGCGATGGCGGTACGTATCCCGGCGCGGTTGCCCCATCAGGTTTCGTCCAGATCAGTCCGGAAACCCGCACAGGAGGAGTGAGGGGTTATAATTATGCCGATTCATCCGTTTATTATTTCAGCTGCCTGGGGCATCATAGCGGCTTTCCAGAGGGATCTGCAGGCCATTTGTTTATCATGCCTGTTGACGGCAGGCAGGATTTTGTACCCGGGCAATATAGCAGTCGCTTCCGGCACCGTAATGAAGTTGCGCGTCCCGGTTATTACAAAGTGAAATTTAATGATAACAACATCGTAACTGAAGCCAGCGCGGCTACACGCACAGGCATATTACGTTTTACTTTCCCGGCTAAAGCAAACGCGCAGGTTTATATCGGGAACGCGGGAAACATCACAGTTATATCGGGTAAGGTTATACATGGTTCGGTATTGAATATAGTGATCAATTTCAGTGAAGCTTTTACCGATAAGAAAGCCGTAAAAAATGGGTATTTATTTAGTTTTAAAAGTACTGCCACTCCGAAAGTTATTGAAATTAAGCTGAGCACATCAACTGTCGGTTACGCAGGCGCACAGCATAATATTGATACGGAAACAGCCGGATTAAGTTTTGAGGCTTTTGCGGCGCGCACGGCAGCTAATTGGACAAAACAATTAAGCACAGTGGATATTACCGACAGCAGCGAGGCTAACAAAACCATATTCTACACCGCGCTTTACCATTCTTTACTGATTCCCTGGGTAATATCTGATGTGGATGGCAATTATCGTGGGGCTGATGGAAAGGTACATCATGCCACCGGAAAATATGAGTATGGTGGATTTTCGCCGTGGGATACTTTCCGGTCGCTGCACCCATTGTTGAGTTTGTTATATCCTGAAAAGCAGAACGACGCTATTTTGTCGATGCTGGATATTTATAAGCAAACCGGTCATTTACCTACCGAAAGTATGACCGGCAATCATGCCATTCCTATAATTGTTGATGCCTATTTAAAAGGCGTTAATGGTTTTGACAAATCACTGGCTTATAAAGCCATGAAAAGCAATATTGTCGATTCGCCATTTGTACAGCAGGATATGGACATATATCACCGCATGGGTTATGTGCCGTATACGAAATCGGAATCGGTTACCCGAACGGTTGAATACGCTTATGACGACTGGACATTAGCTCAATATGCCAAACAGGTAATACATAACCAGCCCGATTATGAGCTTTTGCAAAAACGTGGCCTTAACTATCGAAACCTGTTTTATCCTGCAACCATGTTTATGCTGCCGCGATCTGGATCTGATTTTAAGGTAAATCCGGCGATGTCTGGTTATAAAGAGGGAGATAAATGGGTTTACTCATACTTTGTGCCCCATAACCCTAAAGACCTCGTGAACCTGATGGGTGGAGCAGAAGCATTTGTATCCCGGCTTGATTCTACTTTAAGTAATGATGTTATATTATTTGATAATGAAACAATTATCCATTTGCCCTATTTGTTTAATGCAGCAGGCAGGCCCGATCTGACGCAGAAGTGGTGCAGGGATATTATGCTATCAAGATATAAAAACCGACCGGATGGTTTGCCCGGCAATGACGACCTGGGTGCTATGTCAAGCGCTTATATATTTAATTCATTAGGGATATTCCCGGTAAGTCCCGGCCGGCCGGAGTATGCTATTGGGTCGCCTTTGTTTCAAAGGGTAAAACTGCACCTGGCTAATCATAAAACATTGGTTATAGAGGGTAAGGGGCAATCTGCCGCAAATAAATATGTGGGTTCGTTAACCATCAACAGTAAGTCTTATGAGCAATTATCAGTTTCGCATGCGCTTATTGCACAAGGCGGAACTATGCAATTTACGATGACCAACAAGCCTGCTGATTGGCCGTTGAACAAAGACGCCGCGGTATTATCAGAAACCAAAAGCCCGGTTAATATCAGAATAATAAAATACGACCTAAAGAAAACAAAAGTTGAGCCTGACGAGCCATTATGGTTGTATTTCACTTTGAAGAATAACGGTTCAACAGGTACGAAGAATATAAAATTATTTGCCGGTGGAAAAGAAATTGCTTCCAGAAATATCCTTGTGACAACCGGCCAGACCATAGCAGATTCTATAAGCTGCAGACTATACCGTTTAGGGAAGATAATTGTAGGTATAGGGCAAAAGGACGACAATACTGTTGAAGTAATTGAACCGGCCAAGCCGGTAAAACATCCGTTTGAAATATCGGGTTTAACAGTAAAACCAATTATAAAACAAGGGGATGAGCAGCGTTTAAAATACACCGTAAAAAACCTGACCGGGAGAGATCAACTGGCACATATCCCGGTAGCTATAGGGGATACTGTTTTATATACTGATACCGTACAACTCGTGCCCGGCGAAAGCAAAACACAGGAGCATCATTTTACAGATCGGGTGTCAGGAATTAAGAAGTTGGTTATTAATGATATAGGTGGAACATATAAAGTTTTCAATGATGATTCAGGTTCGGCGTTACTTGATCTTTCGCTTGAAGTAGGTGGTAAAAATCAGCTTACAGACAAATCAGGTTTTGAAAATAACGGACATATTATCGGCACGGATTCAAGCATCAATAAAAATGACAAAAGGGTATTACTGGGCGATCATTGTTTTGTTGAAATACCCAACTCCGCCAGTTTGGATAACATGGGGCAAACCATTAGCATGATGGCCTGGGTTTACCCTCAGGGCGAAGAAAGGGGTTTGGTAGATATGCTCACCAAAGGTGATACGCATGTTTTACAAATGAGCAGCAACAAAACACTTACCTTTTTTGCCGGTGGCTGGGGCCGGGGCGATTGTACCGTAAACCTGCCTGCCGATTGGAAGCAACACTGGCACCATATAGCCGGAGTTTGTAATGGTAACCTGTTATCGGTTTACATTGATGGTAAATTAGCCGGCACATCAACGGTTGAAGGGCCTGTTAATTTATCTGTCGCCAACAAATGGCAGATTGGCAGAAATGAGGAATTTCCTTCAGAACGGGTATTTCACGGTTATATGGACAATGTCAAAATATATGAACAGCCGCTACCAGCTCCGGAGATTATGGAAATTTTCACCAAGGAACAGCAAGGTTTTAAAAATTAA